In the genome of Melospiza melodia melodia isolate bMelMel2 chromosome 11, bMelMel2.pri, whole genome shotgun sequence, the window aaaCTTGGATGGAGGGGGGAAAATATCTGACAGAATTGCAGGAGGGCTGGGAAAAGGAGCTTCAGACAGCACAGCCAGGGTGATGGCTGGACAAGGAGAAGATAACCAGCTTCCACATCAATGGGCACTCAGAACCTCCTGGTTACCTTCACCaggaggcagctcctgctcaAGGACACCAAGGATCACTCCTGGACCGGGAGGGAGAGCACGTGGAAAATCCTGCCTCAGTGAACAGAGGAAGTTGGGAATGAAAAAGCAAAGCAGGAATGAAAGCCTGATTTTATACAGCTGTAATCACTCCCAGAACTGCACAAGTCTTGGGAATTGCACGGCACACAGGAAAATTTCGCTTCTGCCATGCAAAACTGCACTTGGGTGGGCAAGCCAGTCTGTCAATCAAAAATTTAGGCACGCAGAGCCACACACATGTTCGTTTTTAGAGCAAATGCCTCACTTTGTTAGAGATTTGCTCTGGTCAACAGATTCCTGAAAACAATTTAACTCTACACATTATAGATTATTTCCTCTGAGTTAACAGGCTGGAGATATTTAAAAACTGGCATGAATAGAGAGGTTTGGTCTGAGAGAcgtttttttcctctggaaaacttCTTACATTAAAAACTTCTAGCCATAGGTAATTGCTAACATGGAACATTTattggtttaaaaaaataaacatgcAGAAGCCATCCTCCTTAAAAACAACACATACAATTACCCAGCGGGGATTTTAGAGGAAAGCAACAACCCTGCAAGGCGTgaattcctccaaaatctccaGCAGAAATGTATTTTCTGTGGGAGTCCACGCTCCAGCTGTGCCGTGCAGCGAGTCCAGCCAAAGGCAATCACATTACAGAGCATTTGCCTTGCAGTTTATCTTTCTTTTTCTGCTGTTTGGATTTCTTTCCATCCACCTGGAGACTGATAGTTCTCCTCTGCTCCAGATTCAAGAGCTCCTGGAAGAGCTCCTGAACGTTGTAGTTCATTTTGGCTGACGTCTCCATGAAGGCACACTTCCACTTGCTGGCCAGCGCCTGCCCCTCGCTGGCATCCAGCTCCCTCTGCGCGTCGTCACTTTTGTTCCCCACCAACATTATCGGGATTTTCTGGATGTCGCCTTTGATCTGACAGATCTCATCGAAGATGGGGTGAAGATCTTCCATGGATTGCCTGCTGGTGACGGAGTACACCAAGATGAAGGCATGCCCTTTGGATATGGAGAGCCGCTGCATGGCAGGGAACTGATGGCTGCCCGTGGTGTCCGTGATCTGCAGGGTGCAGATGCTCTTGTCACAGCTGATCACCTGCCGGTACGTGTCCTCGATGGTGGGGATGTAGGTTTCCCTGAAAGTGCCCCTCACAAAGCGCAGGACCAGGGAGCTCTTGCCGACCCCCGCTGCTCCGAACACCACCACCCTGTAATCATTGCTCTGCTCAGGCATGTTCGCTGCGCCGAGACGTGAGAGGAGGTTTTCACACAAAAAGCCCGAGTTCCACCAAGTTTACACACCCCTATGCAGAGGTGGGCTGCGgagagggagggggaaagggtgCGTTATTGAAATCAGCAATTAATAAATCACTCCCATCCTTTTGCCGCGAAATAAACCACTGCTCCTCCCTACCCCAGCCATGCAGCCCATGCACGTTTAACGCTACGAGACGAGAATAAGAATTCACCTGCAGCCATCAGCTCCACCGAGCAGCGAAAAGGGGCTGAAACCGCCTGGCAGCCGCGGGGAAGAAGGGTTCCGGCCCCAGGGAAGCCGTGCTCAGCCCCGGGAAAGCCGCGCTCAGCCCCCGGGAAGGCGTGTTCCAGCCCCCGGGAAGCGGCACCACCCTCGCCcggagcgccgccgccgccgcggcagGGGAGGGGAGGCTCCGAGCGTTCGTAAACCCAGCCTTCCACTCAACCGCCccgtgaaaataaataaataatcaacACGACCGCCTGAATTAAAGCCTCGGCAGCCGagctctgctgctccatccctcactCCGCTGCTCCATCCCTCACTCCGCGCACAAAGGCGAGTCTCGCCCTCCCTCAGCCCCCCGCACCGCAGACCCCCAGGAACTGCCGGGCTCTGCCGTCTTTCATCCACCCTGTGCATCTCCCAGCTTTAATTTAGGGctgatttaatttaaaaaaacttcAAATCCGGGTCAGATTTTCGTCCCCACTGGCATTAAGCGGGGCAGGGATGCCCTGAGCAGTTTCTCAACCCTCCCCGGGTAAACCACCGAGCCCTGAGGCCATGGCCAGCAAGGTCCACTCAGGACCTTCTCCGTGtattcccttccaactcaggatattctgtgattccactgTTTGGTTTGCCTCTCTCACAGCGCCGGATGAAATAAGAGTAGTTGTGTATCACAATCACAAGACGTGTTTCTCTTCGTTTATTAGGAATTTCCTCCAACGCAGTCTCTCCAAACGCCCTCATGCGGGGACACCGGAGCTCGCACCACCCCGGTGCCTGACAGGGCCAGACGGCCGTGTGTCCGCGCCGTTCCACCTCCGGCACGGCCGGGGAGGAGAGCTACCCCCGGCTCTCCTCGGCCGCCGCCCCGGGCTCGGCTCTGCCCTcacggccccttcccgcctgtgGGGTCCCGTCTCGGGCTCAGCTCTCCCCTCACGGTCCCTTCCcgccctgggctcagctctgccctcacgGCCCCTTCCCGCCCCGGTCCCGGCTCTGCCCTCACGGCCCCTTCCCGCCCATGGGTTCCCGCCCCGgtcctggctctgccctcacggccccttcccgccccttcccgcccgcgCGTTCCCGCCCAGGCACCGCCCGCCCTCACGCCCCAAAATGGCCGTCGGCCTCTGAGGGGTTCGGTCTGAAATCAATGCATTTTTATGAAGTGTTTCTGTTTGTGGGTCACCTACGTTGCAAAATGTGGGATATGTAAAATTTTCCTAAGAAATTGTGGCTTTTTGGTGTTTGATCTTTGCATACTTGCAAGCCTAGTCGACAAAAAGTGAGATTGAATCTGTGAAACAACGGCCAACAAGCTCTAAGTGATGGCCATGTATATAAAAAAATAACTGAATTGTTGGTAGAGTTGTTAAGGTTAGGGCCGGACACGTTTCTCTGCTCTCAGACCTGGGGGAGTTgaacaaagcttgggaagaaggatgaaCCCTTGATagtgggcacagggaatgcagcaTTTATGGACCACAAGGACATCTGGCAGAACTCCCAAGATGAGGAAGAAATTCATAAAAACAACTCAGTAACTGTGCTGAAATCAGCACTTGTGGAGGAAAACTTCCCAGTTCTTCCCCAAGCTCATTCTTCTCAAACCATTTGTGGTTTTCCGGGTTATCATTTCTTATTTCTCTGATCCTTGTTGCATTCCTAACGCTGTGGTATTCTCTTATTATAAATCCAATTCTATCAGCCTTGTTATGCTTCTATCCCAGAACAACAAAAAGTAGATCTATTTCATAATGCAGTGGAGTTTTTTTGTCTGACACAAAAGAAAACCTCAGAGGAGTTTCAGTCTTGACATGAGGCCGAAATACCTGGGATAGAACTTGGACCAAATCCATCCCCATGCAAAGGGAACTAACCTGAGACCTTAAAAAAGAAATGGCCTCTCTAAAACCAGGTGCCCAATTGTACTTTGAGATGCTTTGAAAGGTCCTGACTGAATTAATTATGATAATAATGAAAATAGGAGAATAAAGCAGAACTGTGAAAGTCCACTAATCAACATTAGTGGGGGTCAGGGATCATCCTTCACCTTCCTTTTGCTGTAAAAATTCCTGTTCATCTTACATCTGCTTTTACGGTTCCTGTCTCTCCAGGCAGGATGACTTGCCCGTGGCAAGGCTCAACCTGCAAGCCATTCACTTTGCCTGAATCCCATCATTATTGGGGATTTTCAGAGCAGATTTACAAAGCGTCATTTCTGGTGTTTATGGGGTGTTTCTAAACCTTCATTTCTGGTGTTTATGAGGTATTTATTAGCCACAATGAAATGCTGGCTAGAAATGAGTAGCTAATTCGCTCTCTGTGCTAGCCACTTTTGCTCAGTTATCCCATTTTCCAAGCTTTCCAATGGTTCTTTCTAAGAGGTGTTTTATTTAAACCTCCAGATCTAAAGCCTGAAGCTGGGATTGATTTCCTATAATAGGCTGTGACAAGGGAAGAACTCTGAGAGCTCTTGCACAGCGTGGCGTCAGGTGCTAAGTGGGAAGCAGACCCGTGACACGTCCATGTGCCCACCACAGATCAAAGCCTTCCAGAAATAAATCTGTCGCTGCTCATTGCTTATTTTACCCCAAAAAGTGCTCTGTTGTCAAGAGCAGGTGACCGTCATTATAACCAGAACTGGAGCTCCTCTCCTGCAGCTCCATCTCCTGCcgttctgtccccagcagtgcacCCCATCCTTCACCGCCATCCTGACAAAATCCCAGAAACAGCTTTGGGCTGCAGGGTTCGGGGTGGGACAGGGGACGCCTTTCAGTGTCCCACAATGTACGAATTGTTTGGGGCTGCTGGCAGTGGGTTTAAACCCCGGCAGCTGCCTCTGCTCAGTGCTGGCAGGCTCAGGTGGCTTTTCCCATCCCTGCCTGTTCTCActgtgtccctgcacagccaccgGACACACCAAGCTCCAGGACAGCCCGGACCCCGAGCAGCACCGTGCAGGCAATTGCGGCTCTCTgacatccccaaattcccacatttcTCTGCCGAGGGATCGCTCAGTCCAGCCGGAGCCgggggctggtggcagcaggtggcagcagagccctgccacGGAGGTGGCGGTGCTATAGGCACTGAAATCTCATTTATTCGCTCTTTTGACACTCCTTAGGTCGCAAAGAGCTGCACTGCCTGTGGCTGGCtggagccagcacaggctgcagcggGAACGGAGCCACGGGCTCTGCCTAAAGCTCACACCCGGGCCTTCAGGCTCTTCATGCTGAACTTCGTCTGTTTTCATCAAATTTTCCACTACTCCCTGAGCGCAAG includes:
- the DIRAS3 gene encoding GTP-binding protein Di-Ras3; its protein translation is MPEQSNDYRVVVFGAAGVGKSSLVLRFVRGTFRETYIPTIEDTYRQVISCDKSICTLQITDTTGSHQFPAMQRLSISKGHAFILVYSVTSRQSMEDLHPIFDEICQIKGDIQKIPIMLVGNKSDDAQRELDASEGQALASKWKCAFMETSAKMNYNVQELFQELLNLEQRRTISLQVDGKKSKQQKKKDKLQGKCSVM